Proteins encoded in a region of the Dreissena polymorpha isolate Duluth1 chromosome 6, UMN_Dpol_1.0, whole genome shotgun sequence genome:
- the LOC127836517 gene encoding serine/threonine-protein kinase PINK1, mitochondrial-like isoform X2, translated as MAPEVATAEPGRFVQLDYRKADAWSAGAVAYEVFGADNRFYNIGHGRLDSRSYMLDELLPLSDYVPDVVQRVVAALLERESKNVQCEILALFLNNGDYIDPLHGRQQTLFTFCSWRLPIGCYHAAGFQGQRSGGGLSPWQQTFTWGRSQRCER; from the exons ATGGCACCAGAG GTAGCTACAGCTGAACCTGGCAGATTCGTCCAGTTGGATTATCGGAAGGCGGACGCATGGAGTGCAGGCGCCGTAGCGTATGAGGTCTTTGGGGCAGACAACCGTTTCTACAACATTGGCCATGGGAGGCTAGACAGTCGCAGCTATATGCTGGACGAGTTACTCCCCTTGTCTGATTATGTGCCTGATGTAGTGCAGAGAGTGGTGGCCGCCCTGCTGGAAAGAGAATCAAAGAACGTGCAATGTGAAATATTGGCCTTGTTCTTGAATAACGGGGATTACAT AGACCCACTGCACGGCAGGCAGCAGACATTGTTCACCTTTTGCTCTTGGCGCCTTCCGATTGGTTGTTACCATGCGGCGGGATTCCAAGGTCAACGATCAGGTGGTGGATTGTCACCATGGCAACAGACGTTCACCTGGGGAAGAAGTCAACGCTGCGAGAGATGA
- the LOC127836517 gene encoding serine/threonine-protein kinase Pink1, mitochondrial-like isoform X1: MEESLASQTLPLSIANIIEGIETLDNTQMLPGGDNESKTIMHELLDSVEQTDTGQEVDLAIKMMFNYHVNSNADAILREMEKETVPALVSHPGEQVMWDTDHKVRKKKLPPHPNIVTMLGLFVDQVPNLLDNVLNYPAALPQRIHAEGIGRNMTLFLVMKKYPTTSL, encoded by the exons ATGGAag AGAGCCTAGCAAGTCAGACCCTTCCCCTCTCAATTGCAAATATCATAGAAGGAATAGAAACATTGGATAATACACAGATGTTGCCTGGAGGTGACAATGAGAGTAAAACCATAATGCACGAGTTGTTGGATTCAGTTGAACAGACTG acACTGGACAGGAGGTTGATCTGGCCATCAAGATGATGTTCAACTATCACGTGAACTCCAATGCTGATGCGATACTTCGGGAGATGGAGAAAGAAACTGTGCCAGCACTTGTCAGCCATCCTGGTGAACAAGTAATGTGGGATACTGA CCACAAAGTGCGGAAGAAAAAGTTACCACCTCATCCAAACATCGTGACAATGTTGGGATTGTTTGTGGATCAGGTCCCAAACCTTCTTGATAACGTGTTGAACTATCCTGCCGCCTTGCCGCAGAGAATCCACGCTGAGGGAATAGGCAGAAACATGACTCTATTTCTAGTTATGAAGAA GTACCCAACGACCTCACTATGA